One region of Synechococcus elongatus PCC 11801 genomic DNA includes:
- a CDS encoding potassium channel family protein produces MRFAKLSDFRLLGNNAQNRQFAVIGLGRFGRAVCATLHKMGHDVLGIDSNEKLVNDALSDEIIAHALMLDATQPEALKEAGIFEFDVVVVAIGNFIQESIIVTLNLKENNVKTVIAKASTEIHGRLLAKVGADQVIFPEHEMGCNLAYALTRPGILERLNLDADHSIVEVQVPEAFHGQTLEALQLRSRYGVSVLAVGCGNRFEINPPPTLTLETGKLLVVIGSNAAIEALPS; encoded by the coding sequence ATGCGTTTTGCAAAGTTGTCAGACTTTCGCCTGTTGGGCAACAACGCTCAAAATCGTCAGTTTGCGGTGATTGGGCTCGGGCGTTTTGGACGAGCGGTCTGCGCCACGCTGCACAAGATGGGTCACGATGTGCTGGGCATCGACAGTAACGAAAAGTTGGTCAATGACGCCCTGAGCGACGAGATTATTGCCCATGCGCTGATGCTGGATGCCACTCAGCCAGAAGCTCTGAAGGAAGCAGGGATTTTTGAGTTTGATGTGGTGGTGGTGGCGATCGGCAATTTCATCCAAGAGAGCATCATCGTCACGCTCAACCTCAAAGAGAACAATGTCAAAACAGTGATTGCCAAGGCATCGACGGAAATTCATGGCCGCCTTTTGGCAAAAGTGGGTGCCGACCAGGTGATCTTCCCTGAGCATGAAATGGGCTGTAACTTGGCCTATGCCCTGACACGACCAGGGATTCTGGAACGCCTCAATCTCGATGCCGATCACAGCATTGTGGAAGTGCAGGTGCCAGAGGCATTTCATGGCCAAACGCTAGAAGCGCTGCAACTGCGATCGCGCTACGGCGTCAGTGTGTTGGCAGTGGGCTGCGGCAATCGTTTTGAGATCAACCCGCCGCCGACGCTGACCCTTGAAACTGGCAAACTGCTGGTGGTGATTGGATCCAATGCTGCGATCGAGGCGCTCCCCAGCTAA
- the cobD gene encoding threonine-phosphate decarboxylase CobD: MTRPNHGGNLRWAASLAGASPTDLLDFSASLNPLGPPSWLANWLQQHYTQLIAYPDPQYRQLREAIAKHHHCDPNWILPGNGAAELLTWAARDFADCREVLLLGPAFRDYERALTAVGVPWRRLALPLDRPATLAILQNLLEPEIRADTGLLINNPHNPTGWLWPLRELWLLLQRCRLVIADEAFLDFRPDAADWSLEPCLAESRSLVIVRSLTKFYSVAGLRLGYAIAHPDRLERWQQWRDPWSVNGLAAALGPELLADRAFQAATWNWLPAARSALANGLATIPGLRVLPSQANFLLVQAEHSVLPLQECLLQQHRILIRDCLSFAELGDRWFRVAVRSEAENQQLLRAIATVLTDGRAGSMTA, from the coding sequence TTGACCCGACCCAATCATGGGGGAAACCTACGCTGGGCTGCTAGCCTTGCTGGGGCTTCCCCAACTGACCTTCTTGATTTTTCAGCCAGCTTGAATCCCCTCGGACCACCCTCGTGGTTGGCAAACTGGCTACAACAGCATTACACCCAGCTGATTGCCTATCCCGATCCGCAGTATCGACAACTTCGGGAGGCGATCGCCAAACATCATCATTGCGATCCCAATTGGATTCTGCCAGGTAATGGAGCAGCAGAATTACTAACTTGGGCAGCCCGCGATTTCGCTGATTGCCGAGAAGTGCTGCTGCTGGGACCTGCATTTCGGGATTATGAGCGGGCGCTGACTGCCGTAGGTGTGCCTTGGCGCCGCTTAGCGCTCCCCCTCGATCGTCCAGCGACGCTAGCAATCCTGCAGAATCTCTTGGAACCGGAGATCCGTGCTGATACAGGACTGCTGATTAACAATCCCCACAACCCAACAGGCTGGCTGTGGCCGCTGCGTGAACTCTGGCTCCTCTTACAACGCTGCCGATTGGTGATCGCGGATGAGGCGTTTTTAGATTTCCGGCCAGATGCTGCTGACTGGAGCCTCGAGCCCTGCTTAGCCGAGAGCCGATCGCTGGTGATCGTGCGATCGCTGACCAAGTTTTACAGCGTGGCAGGGCTGCGATTGGGCTATGCGATCGCCCATCCCGATCGTCTAGAGCGCTGGCAGCAGTGGCGGGATCCTTGGTCTGTGAATGGCTTGGCTGCGGCTCTAGGCCCTGAACTCCTCGCGGATCGGGCTTTTCAAGCAGCGACATGGAACTGGCTCCCAGCTGCTCGCTCAGCATTAGCCAACGGTTTAGCCACAATTCCGGGGCTACGGGTGCTACCCAGTCAGGCCAATTTTCTGCTGGTGCAAGCCGAGCATTCAGTGCTGCCGCTGCAAGAGTGCCTGCTCCAGCAGCATCGCATTCTGATTCGTGATTGCCTCAGTTTCGCAGAGCTAGGCGATCGCTGGTTTCGGGTGGCCGTGCGCAGCGAAGCAGAGAATCAGCAGCTCCTCCGAGCGATCGCAACAGTGCTAACCGATGGTCGGGCCGGATCGATGACTGCTTGA
- a CDS encoding CRR6 family NdhI maturation factor, translated as MSRTLVLSADAIAKLDLSPVAQALPELTTADWLGLEQQVTFDIQWPRSDDDPRELAEIPEVRLWFIRLDATYPQFPLLLDWQSGELARYAAMLVPHQFSRNEGLQFNLEALAIWVNHKLFSFAHQFAAADVVGTSRLKNFAQVLGFEIDPAFFELISPSRQ; from the coding sequence ATGAGCCGCACTCTTGTTCTGTCGGCAGACGCGATCGCTAAGCTCGACCTCAGCCCTGTTGCACAAGCCTTGCCAGAATTGACAACTGCGGACTGGCTGGGTCTCGAGCAGCAAGTGACCTTTGACATTCAGTGGCCACGCAGTGACGACGATCCTCGGGAATTGGCAGAAATTCCTGAGGTGCGCCTCTGGTTTATCCGACTGGACGCCACCTATCCTCAATTCCCGTTGCTGCTGGATTGGCAGTCCGGCGAGCTAGCCCGCTATGCCGCGATGTTGGTTCCCCATCAGTTCAGTCGCAATGAAGGATTGCAGTTCAATCTGGAAGCCCTCGCTATTTGGGTCAACCATAAGCTCTTCTCATTTGCCCACCAGTTCGCTGCCGCAGACGTAGTCGGGACCAGTCGCCTCAAAAACTTTGCTCAGGTTCTCGGGTTCGAGATTGATCCAGCCTTCTTTGAACTCATCAGTCCCAGCCGTCAGTAA
- the glgB gene encoding 1,4-alpha-glucan branching enzyme produces MTGTTPLPSSTLSVEQVNRIASNQEANPFDILGPHRYEHEGQAGWIIRAYLPDAQQVAVICPELRREFAMHPVHHPNFFEGWVPEADLEIYQLRVTEGEHERIIYDPYAFRSPLLTDYDVHLFAEGNHHRIYEKLGAHPYQLEGVDGVNFAVWAPAARNVSILGDFNSWDGRKHQMARRGNGIWELFIPGLTVGTAYKYEIKNNDGHIYEKSDPYGFQQEVRPKTASIVADLDRYQWHDANWLERRRNQDPLRQPISVYEVHLGSWMHASADAIATDAQGQPVAPVPVADLKPGARFLTYRELADRLIPYVLDLGYTHVELLPIAEHPFDGSWGYQVTGYYAATSRYGSPEDFMYFVDQCHQNGIGVILDWVPGHFPKDGHGLAFFDGTHLYEHADSRQGEHREWGTLVFNYGRHEVRNFLAANALFWFDKYHIDGIRVDAVASMLYLDYNRKEGEWIPNEYGGRENIEAADFLRQVNHLIFSYFPGALSIAEESTSWPMVSWPTYVGGLGFNLKWNMGWMHDMLDYFSMDPWFRQFHQNNVTFSIWYAFSENFMLALSHDEVVHGKSNLIGKMPGDEWQKFANLRCLLGYMFTHPGKKTLFMGMEFGQWAEWNVWGDLEWHLLQFAPHQCMKQFVKDLNQLYRNSPALYSEDCNQSGFEWIDCSDNRHSIVSFVRRAHDSDRFVVVVCNFTPQPHAHYRIGVPAAGFYREIFNSDARPYGGSNMGNLGGKWTDEWSCHNRPYSLDLCLPPLATLVLELSSAPES; encoded by the coding sequence ATGACTGGTACGACCCCGCTCCCTTCCAGCACTCTATCTGTCGAGCAGGTCAATCGTATTGCCAGTAATCAAGAGGCCAATCCCTTCGACATTCTGGGGCCTCATCGTTATGAGCATGAAGGTCAAGCTGGGTGGATCATCCGGGCTTATCTGCCGGATGCTCAGCAGGTGGCGGTCATTTGCCCAGAACTACGCCGCGAGTTCGCGATGCATCCCGTGCATCATCCCAACTTCTTTGAAGGCTGGGTCCCGGAAGCAGATCTGGAGATCTATCAGTTGCGTGTTACTGAAGGTGAGCACGAGCGAATCATCTACGATCCCTATGCCTTCCGATCGCCGCTGCTCACTGACTACGATGTGCACCTCTTTGCCGAGGGTAACCACCACCGTATCTATGAAAAGCTGGGCGCCCATCCCTACCAACTCGAAGGGGTCGATGGCGTTAATTTTGCTGTTTGGGCTCCTGCCGCCCGCAATGTCTCAATCCTGGGCGACTTCAACAGCTGGGATGGCCGAAAACATCAAATGGCACGCCGCGGCAACGGCATTTGGGAGTTGTTTATTCCGGGGCTAACCGTCGGTACTGCCTACAAGTACGAGATCAAAAATAACGACGGTCACATCTACGAAAAAAGCGATCCCTACGGCTTCCAGCAGGAAGTGCGCCCTAAAACAGCTTCGATCGTGGCCGATCTCGATCGCTACCAATGGCACGATGCCAATTGGCTTGAGCGGCGACGCAATCAAGACCCGTTACGCCAACCAATCTCGGTCTATGAGGTGCATCTCGGTTCTTGGATGCATGCCAGTGCAGATGCGATCGCCACAGATGCGCAAGGACAGCCAGTCGCTCCGGTCCCCGTCGCTGACCTCAAACCGGGAGCGCGTTTCCTCACCTATCGAGAACTCGCCGATCGCCTGATCCCCTACGTGCTCGATCTGGGCTACACCCACGTGGAGCTGCTGCCGATCGCCGAACATCCCTTTGATGGGTCTTGGGGCTATCAAGTCACCGGCTACTATGCGGCAACGAGTCGCTATGGCAGCCCCGAAGACTTCATGTACTTCGTTGATCAGTGCCACCAAAACGGCATCGGCGTCATCCTCGATTGGGTGCCTGGCCACTTCCCTAAAGACGGTCACGGCCTCGCTTTCTTTGACGGGACGCACCTCTACGAGCATGCTGACTCGCGCCAAGGGGAGCATCGGGAATGGGGCACCTTAGTCTTTAACTATGGCCGCCACGAGGTTCGCAACTTCCTAGCGGCGAATGCTTTGTTTTGGTTTGACAAGTATCACATCGACGGTATTCGGGTGGATGCGGTTGCTTCGATGCTCTACCTTGACTACAACCGTAAGGAAGGCGAGTGGATTCCCAATGAGTATGGCGGTCGGGAAAACATTGAAGCGGCGGACTTCTTGCGGCAGGTCAACCACCTGATCTTTAGCTACTTCCCCGGCGCGCTTTCGATCGCGGAAGAATCGACCTCTTGGCCGATGGTCTCTTGGCCCACTTATGTTGGTGGTTTGGGCTTCAACCTTAAATGGAATATGGGTTGGATGCACGACATGCTGGACTACTTCAGCATGGATCCGTGGTTCCGCCAGTTCCACCAAAACAACGTCACCTTCAGCATTTGGTACGCCTTTAGCGAGAACTTCATGCTGGCGCTCAGCCACGATGAGGTCGTCCACGGCAAGAGCAACCTAATTGGCAAAATGCCCGGCGACGAGTGGCAAAAATTTGCCAACTTACGTTGCCTGCTGGGCTATATGTTTACCCACCCCGGCAAGAAGACCCTGTTTATGGGCATGGAATTTGGCCAGTGGGCTGAGTGGAATGTCTGGGGCGATTTGGAATGGCACCTATTGCAGTTTGCGCCGCACCAATGCATGAAGCAGTTTGTCAAAGACCTCAACCAGCTCTATCGCAACTCACCGGCGCTCTACAGCGAAGATTGCAACCAGTCCGGCTTTGAGTGGATCGACTGCAGCGACAACCGTCACAGTATCGTCTCGTTTGTGCGCCGAGCCCACGACAGCGATCGCTTTGTGGTGGTGGTCTGTAACTTCACACCACAGCCTCACGCCCACTACCGCATTGGCGTACCAGCGGCAGGTTTCTACCGCGAGATTTTCAACAGCGATGCCCGTCCCTATGGCGGCAGCAACATGGGCAACTTGGGGGGCAAATGGACCGATGAGTGGTCTTGCCACAATCGCCCCTATTCCCTCGACCTCTGCTTGCCACCTTTGGCGACCTTAGTGCTGGAATTGTCTTCTGCACCGGAATCTTAG
- a CDS encoding TrkH family potassium uptake protein, with amino-acid sequence MTLARTICLGFLLVISVGTLLLAMPLSLADGTWGNPLTALFTSTSAVCVTGLSVVDVGKYYSPFGQVILLLLFQIGGLGYMTATTFLMVLLGWRLRLRDKVALHRSLETPGMAGLRQLLKSIIAMTVVIELTGAFLLLPVFSRDFGFSQGLWFSLFHSVSAFNNAGFGLLSDNLMRYVETPIVSWTVGGLIIFGGIGYQVLLEGYLWLRDRQPQRRLFIFTLHTKLAVTITALLLVLGTLAIWGTEFRNTDTVAQLGYLNSWTAAWFQAVTARTAGFNTVDQMELTLTAVVVTIILMFIGASPGGTGGGIKTTTLGLLVFCTHAVLQGKTTVVCFQRRLPVAVVFKAVGITVGSLSAVMLGVILLSLANPNLNFIQILFEAVSAFGTVGLDLGVMATANAATQLILIGLMYTGRVGVLLLMSALLGDPRPSAIRYPEEELLVG; translated from the coding sequence ATGACACTGGCACGCACAATCTGCCTCGGCTTTCTGCTCGTCATTTCGGTTGGCACCCTGCTACTGGCAATGCCGTTGTCCCTGGCCGATGGCACGTGGGGCAATCCCCTCACGGCTTTGTTTACCTCAACCTCAGCCGTCTGTGTAACGGGCTTGAGCGTCGTCGATGTCGGCAAATACTACTCACCCTTCGGCCAAGTCATCCTGCTGCTGCTCTTCCAGATTGGGGGGCTAGGCTACATGACGGCCACCACCTTCCTGATGGTCTTGTTAGGGTGGCGGCTGCGCCTGCGGGATAAGGTTGCTCTGCACCGCAGCCTCGAGACTCCAGGCATGGCGGGTCTACGGCAACTGCTCAAGTCGATCATTGCCATGACCGTGGTGATTGAACTGACAGGTGCTTTTCTCCTATTGCCAGTGTTCAGCCGGGACTTTGGCTTCAGTCAAGGACTGTGGTTCTCGCTCTTCCATAGCGTCAGCGCCTTCAACAACGCTGGCTTTGGCCTACTGTCTGACAACTTGATGCGCTACGTCGAAACCCCGATCGTCAGTTGGACGGTGGGCGGGCTGATCATCTTCGGCGGCATTGGCTATCAGGTCTTGCTGGAAGGCTATCTCTGGCTGCGCGATCGCCAGCCACAACGTCGTCTGTTTATCTTCACGCTGCACACCAAGCTGGCTGTGACAATTACCGCTCTGCTGCTAGTGCTGGGCACTTTGGCCATTTGGGGGACCGAGTTTCGCAATACCGATACGGTGGCACAGCTGGGGTACCTCAATAGCTGGACGGCAGCTTGGTTTCAGGCTGTTACGGCGCGAACGGCTGGCTTCAACACCGTTGACCAGATGGAGCTGACCCTAACGGCGGTGGTCGTCACAATCATTTTGATGTTCATTGGTGCCAGTCCTGGTGGGACAGGCGGCGGCATCAAAACCACGACGCTGGGGCTGCTGGTCTTTTGTACCCATGCGGTGCTGCAGGGCAAAACAACGGTGGTCTGTTTTCAGCGGCGTCTGCCTGTAGCCGTCGTGTTCAAGGCAGTGGGAATCACCGTGGGATCGCTCTCAGCGGTCATGCTGGGCGTCATCCTGCTCTCTTTAGCCAACCCAAATCTCAATTTCATTCAAATTCTGTTTGAAGCTGTCTCAGCATTTGGGACCGTCGGGCTGGATTTGGGGGTCATGGCGACCGCCAATGCGGCCACACAGTTGATTCTGATTGGCTTGATGTACACCGGCCGGGTGGGCGTACTGCTGTTGATGTCGGCCTTGTTGGGTGACCCTCGCCCGTCTGCGATTCGCTATCCCGAAGAAGAACTTTTAGTGGGCTAA
- a CDS encoding HU family DNA-binding protein encodes MNKGDLIDKVADRAHVTKKQAEHIISAALDTIIEAVSGGDKVTLVGFGSFEPRDRKAREGRNPKTGQKMKIPATKVPAFSAGKLFKEKVST; translated from the coding sequence ATGAACAAGGGTGACTTGATCGACAAGGTTGCGGATCGTGCCCACGTTACGAAAAAACAGGCAGAACACATCATCTCAGCTGCGCTCGACACGATTATCGAAGCCGTTTCGGGCGGCGATAAAGTCACATTGGTTGGCTTTGGGTCTTTTGAACCCCGCGATCGTAAAGCTCGGGAAGGTCGCAATCCCAAAACGGGCCAAAAGATGAAAATTCCCGCCACGAAGGTCCCGGCCTTCTCTGCCGGTAAGCTCTTTAAGGAGAAAGTCAGCACCTAG
- the rdgB gene encoding RdgB/HAM1 family non-canonical purine NTP pyrophosphatase codes for MKPLVVATGNPGKLQELQSYLAESGWALQLKPADLEIEETGQTFAENAALKAQQTAIATGEWAIADDSGLSVEALNGAPGLFSARWGQSDRERIDRLLRELTDHDQRTAAFICAIAVASPQGEIVLAIEGVCTGEILTAPRGEGGFGYDPIFWVPELQLSFAELAPEQKRQISHRGRALAQILPQLRSLAEQQTAAH; via the coding sequence ATGAAACCCTTGGTTGTTGCAACAGGCAATCCTGGCAAGCTGCAGGAACTCCAGTCCTATCTCGCTGAAAGTGGCTGGGCTTTGCAGCTCAAGCCAGCCGATCTGGAGATTGAAGAAACCGGCCAGACCTTTGCAGAGAACGCCGCCCTCAAAGCCCAACAAACGGCGATCGCCACTGGGGAATGGGCGATCGCAGACGATTCGGGACTGAGTGTTGAGGCCTTGAATGGTGCGCCGGGGCTGTTCTCAGCTCGTTGGGGTCAGAGCGATCGCGAGCGGATCGATCGCCTCCTGCGGGAACTGACTGACCATGATCAGCGGACAGCTGCCTTCATTTGTGCGATTGCGGTGGCCTCACCCCAAGGAGAAATTGTGTTGGCTATCGAAGGGGTCTGCACCGGGGAAATTCTGACAGCGCCTCGCGGTGAGGGGGGGTTTGGCTACGATCCGATCTTTTGGGTGCCGGAACTACAGCTCAGTTTTGCCGAATTAGCACCTGAGCAAAAGCGCCAGATCAGTCATCGGGGCCGAGCCTTAGCGCAAATTCTGCCTCAGCTGCGATCGCTGGCTGAGCAGCAAACAGCTGCCCACTGA
- a CDS encoding class I SAM-dependent methyltransferase — translation MDDRSRQQSQTSPMERSNDTIPDRLLAWIDRQPQRRLTMAQFMSWALYDPQSGYYSSRTGQFGDRGDFVTAPTLSADFAELLAVQAQEFWQVLGKPDRFDWVEMGAGAGHFAADFLAALAGTELESALHYRVIERSPQLQQQQQQRLEPWRDRVAWWTWEDWAAQPTIGVAFSNELVDAFPVHRLQWQGSEWQEIYVTEQAGVLQEELGPLSSPELTAVFTDLGLEAAIARLPEGYRTEVHPAAKQWLAQVAKGLQRGYLLTIDYGYSGDRYYAAGRRDGTLQAYWQQRFHSDLYARPGQQDLTAHVNFSALEVWGEQLGLERLAFTEQALFLMALGLGDRLMALSQPQTGVDLSRLLQRREVLHRLLDPTALGNFGVLLQGRHLSPEERSQSLRGFTVPAGV, via the coding sequence ATGGATGACCGGAGCCGCCAGCAGTCCCAGACCTCCCCGATGGAACGGAGCAACGACACGATTCCCGATCGCCTCCTAGCTTGGATCGACCGCCAACCCCAGCGCCGCCTAACTATGGCGCAGTTTATGAGCTGGGCGCTCTACGATCCGCAGTCGGGCTACTACAGCAGCCGTACGGGTCAGTTCGGCGATCGCGGGGATTTTGTCACAGCGCCAACTCTGTCCGCTGACTTTGCAGAATTGCTAGCGGTGCAGGCGCAGGAGTTTTGGCAGGTTCTTGGGAAGCCCGATCGCTTTGACTGGGTGGAGATGGGTGCTGGTGCCGGTCATTTTGCAGCGGATTTTTTGGCAGCTCTCGCCGGAACTGAGCTGGAATCAGCGCTGCACTATCGGGTCATTGAGCGATCGCCACAACTGCAGCAGCAGCAACAGCAGCGTCTGGAGCCTTGGCGCGATCGCGTCGCTTGGTGGACCTGGGAGGACTGGGCAGCGCAGCCGACGATCGGCGTGGCGTTCTCGAATGAGCTGGTCGATGCCTTCCCTGTGCATCGGCTGCAGTGGCAGGGTAGTGAATGGCAGGAGATTTACGTCACTGAACAAGCGGGCGTTCTCCAAGAAGAGCTCGGGCCGCTCTCCAGTCCAGAGTTGACTGCCGTTTTTACAGATTTGGGACTAGAAGCCGCGATCGCGCGGCTACCCGAGGGCTACCGCACGGAGGTGCACCCAGCAGCGAAGCAGTGGCTAGCTCAGGTTGCAAAAGGGTTGCAGCGGGGTTATCTGCTGACGATTGACTATGGCTACAGCGGCGATCGCTACTATGCGGCGGGTCGGCGGGATGGCACGCTGCAGGCTTACTGGCAGCAGCGTTTCCACAGTGATCTCTATGCCCGTCCAGGTCAGCAAGACCTGACGGCTCATGTCAACTTTTCGGCGCTGGAAGTCTGGGGAGAGCAACTGGGGCTGGAGCGGTTGGCCTTTACGGAGCAGGCTCTGTTTTTGATGGCGCTGGGCTTGGGCGATCGCCTGATGGCGCTGTCGCAGCCCCAGACTGGGGTGGACTTAAGTCGGCTTTTGCAGCGGCGGGAAGTGTTGCATCGGCTGCTGGATCCCACAGCCTTGGGGAACTTTGGCGTCTTGTTACAGGGGCGTCATCTCAGCCCAGAAGAGCGATCGCAGTCGTTACGTGGCTTTACAGTTCCGGCTGGGGTGTAA
- a CDS encoding pentapeptide repeat-containing protein, producing MRSVAWGLAIALWPLAVWAENPEDLQRLLTTRQCERCDLQDAGLVLARLPGARLVGSNLQRANLSGADLSGADLRQADLRGASLQRANLAGANLTGARLDGVDLREAWLTGAIVTPQQLTLAHIQGAQGLDVTALPFERYQTWGIEAIQAGRFERAISYFDLALQRDPKSAPTYLSRAIAYQGLGRSEQAIADAQMAEELYRDKQNLEGEKRSQELRNTIVASQEKAAGNSNGGGSGAALAVLTGIVQGVLPFLLGFPF from the coding sequence ATGCGCAGCGTAGCTTGGGGATTGGCGATCGCACTGTGGCCCCTTGCTGTCTGGGCCGAGAATCCCGAAGATCTCCAGCGCCTTTTAACCACCCGCCAATGCGAACGTTGTGATTTACAGGATGCGGGCCTGGTCTTGGCACGGCTGCCGGGGGCTCGGCTGGTCGGTAGCAATCTCCAGCGAGCCAACCTCAGTGGGGCAGATTTAAGCGGTGCAGACTTACGTCAAGCCGATCTACGAGGAGCTTCGCTTCAACGAGCTAACTTGGCCGGTGCCAACCTAACAGGGGCGCGCCTAGATGGAGTCGATCTCCGCGAAGCTTGGTTAACGGGGGCGATTGTGACACCCCAGCAATTGACGCTAGCCCATATCCAAGGTGCCCAGGGTCTAGATGTGACCGCTCTGCCCTTTGAGCGCTATCAAACCTGGGGTATCGAAGCAATCCAAGCCGGTCGCTTTGAGCGTGCTATCTCCTATTTTGATCTGGCCTTGCAGCGCGATCCCAAATCAGCACCTACCTACCTCAGCCGAGCGATCGCCTATCAAGGGCTAGGGCGTTCTGAACAGGCGATCGCCGATGCCCAAATGGCTGAAGAACTTTATAGAGATAAGCAAAATTTGGAAGGTGAAAAGCGATCACAGGAACTGCGCAACACGATCGTGGCCAGTCAAGAGAAGGCTGCCGGTAATAGTAATGGTGGCGGGAGTGGGGCAGCCTTGGCAGTCCTGACTGGCATTGTCCAAGGGGTTCTGCCCTTCTTGCTCGGCTTCCCGTTCTAG
- a CDS encoding anhydro-N-acetylmuramic acid kinase — MRVLGLISGTSADGIDAAIAEIRGQQADLQVNLIAFETIAYDPALRDRILEVAAGFPLSVAELTALDATIAQSFARAAQTLIARSGSVDLIGSHGQTIYHQPPQAGQLGWSVQLGWGAAIAQQTGIPTISNFRSADLAVGGQGAPLVPAVDLWLLGSDSENRCVQNIGGIGNLTWLPRRDRPDWQTEVRGWDTGPGNSLLDLAVQKLSQGRLSYDAGGQWAATGQIDQALCDRWLQEDDYFRLPPPKSTGRERYGWQFLETWAAELDRLSAADQLATLTEFTAVSIADNYRRFLPALPDRVLLCGGGLHNQFLVQRLQQHLPTVAIASTDEFGVNSQAKEAISIAVLAYWRQHNRQGNLPAVTGAKRAALLGDVFIP, encoded by the coding sequence ATGCGCGTTTTGGGATTGATCAGTGGCACGAGTGCCGATGGTATCGATGCTGCGATCGCAGAGATTCGCGGTCAGCAAGCGGATCTACAAGTCAATCTGATTGCTTTCGAGACGATCGCCTATGACCCAGCACTACGCGATCGCATTCTGGAAGTGGCCGCAGGCTTCCCGCTCAGTGTGGCGGAGCTGACGGCGTTGGATGCAACGATCGCCCAGTCCTTTGCGAGGGCAGCCCAAACCCTGATTGCGCGATCGGGTTCTGTTGATCTAATTGGCTCCCATGGCCAGACCATTTATCACCAGCCCCCCCAAGCTGGGCAACTGGGCTGGAGTGTGCAGTTGGGCTGGGGCGCAGCGATCGCTCAACAAACTGGCATTCCCACAATCAGTAATTTCCGCAGTGCGGATTTGGCGGTTGGGGGACAGGGTGCCCCCTTGGTTCCTGCCGTGGACCTCTGGCTATTGGGCAGTGATTCGGAAAATCGCTGCGTTCAAAACATCGGTGGCATTGGTAATTTGACGTGGCTACCGCGCCGCGATCGCCCCGACTGGCAAACCGAAGTGCGGGGTTGGGATACAGGACCGGGCAATTCTCTCCTCGATTTAGCCGTTCAAAAGCTGAGTCAAGGTCGCCTGAGTTACGATGCGGGCGGCCAATGGGCAGCGACAGGCCAGATTGATCAAGCACTCTGCGATCGCTGGCTCCAAGAGGATGATTACTTCCGGCTGCCACCCCCAAAATCAACAGGGCGGGAGCGCTACGGCTGGCAGTTTTTGGAAACTTGGGCTGCGGAACTCGATCGCCTCTCGGCGGCTGATCAATTGGCAACGCTCACAGAATTCACCGCCGTCAGCATTGCCGATAACTATCGGCGCTTTTTACCCGCTCTACCCGATCGCGTCTTGCTCTGCGGCGGTGGCTTGCACAATCAGTTTTTGGTGCAGCGACTACAGCAACATTTGCCGACTGTGGCGATCGCCAGCACCGATGAATTTGGTGTGAATTCGCAGGCGAAGGAAGCGATTTCGATCGCGGTTCTCGCCTATTGGCGACAGCACAACAGACAGGGAAATTTGCCAGCGGTGACTGGAGCAAAAAGAGCTGCACTTCTAGGGGATGTCTTTATTCCCTAG
- a CDS encoding TenA family protein, with the protein MRLADCLWQQNQALVAEIRFHPFVVALVEGSLPLNQFQAYIAQDAFFLEAFARAYSIAAAKSEHRADFEQFHQLAGGVLEELQLHARLAQRWQIDLRSVQPNPATRRYVDFLVATAWSRPLGAIAAAMVPCMRLYADLGQFWLQRGYAAEPYGEWVQTYADPAFESLAQQLEALLDRHGTEAIAAEPYGYALTCERDFFSAVGSAIA; encoded by the coding sequence GTGCGTTTGGCTGACTGCCTTTGGCAACAGAATCAAGCCTTGGTTGCTGAGATTCGTTTTCATCCGTTTGTCGTGGCCTTGGTTGAGGGCAGCCTGCCCCTAAACCAGTTCCAGGCCTACATTGCTCAGGATGCCTTTTTCCTCGAAGCCTTTGCTCGGGCCTACAGTATTGCTGCCGCCAAGTCTGAGCATCGAGCCGACTTTGAGCAGTTTCATCAACTGGCGGGTGGGGTCCTCGAAGAGCTGCAGTTGCACGCTCGATTGGCTCAACGCTGGCAGATCGATCTGCGATCGGTGCAACCCAATCCGGCCACCCGTCGCTATGTCGATTTCCTAGTCGCCACCGCTTGGAGCCGCCCCCTCGGCGCGATCGCGGCGGCGATGGTGCCCTGTATGCGGCTCTATGCCGACCTTGGGCAATTCTGGTTGCAGCGGGGCTATGCTGCTGAACCCTACGGAGAGTGGGTGCAGACCTACGCGGATCCGGCTTTTGAGTCCTTGGCACAGCAACTCGAAGCCCTGCTCGATCGCCACGGCACTGAGGCGATCGCGGCGGAACCCTATGGCTACGCGCTGACCTGTGAGCGGGATTTCTTTAGCGCCGTGGGGAGCGCGATCGCATGA